CAGAATATGAAGCCACAGAAAAACAGTTACATACCATAACACAGCAAAGATTTTGTCCTGTGAAGATGCTGTGGAGTCTGTAAAGGACTTCAGTGTCATGATGAatctaaggaaacaaaatgaacagaatcTTGTCAGCCATCAGTGCTCTGAAGTCCCACCGTTCATGAAAAATCATGTCATGCCATTATCTCAAACACCAGTCCAAAAGTCAGGAAACCTGCTCTGGCACTGAGTGGTTTGTACAATCCTGAGCAGAGGACTGTGTCTCCAAATGCCTTGTTTCCCAGGCAGCAGGAACAGATGTGGCCCCTTATGTGACTCACTCTCCTCTTACACTGATTAACAGGCAACATCCCTACAAGTAGAAGCCCTCCATAGGCCAGCTCTAGGCCTGGGGCCCAGAAGAGGTGCCCCCACTACTGAAGGTGAAATATTAATTCAAGTGTTTCTGGACAAGACAGACATCTTAGTGGAAATGTTTCTTCTGGCAAAAAACAAGCAAGCCAATCCcctttttgaaaacaaagcaacaacagCATCTTGGAAATACAGTCCATCAAGTTCATCAAGACCAGAAAGCACAAACTGTTCTTCCACACACAGTAcagttgctttgtttttcttaactgaaatacTACTGAGCCGACATGCAAAAGTAACACCAGATCTGGATAAATTAAAAACTCCTTCATGTTCTTGACTGTCATAACCAGTGTCCTCTGGTGTACCTCGGCTGCGTGGCTCAGGTGCCGAGCAGGACACGGTGACTTCTTCTGATCAGCAGTGCTGAAACATGTCAAAGGATTTGTCTCTGGTGCCTCGCCAAGGGCTGTCTCGTGCTTGTGCAGCAACCCGGGCTCTGCTCCGTGGGGGGAATCCAGAGCTGCCAGTTGCAAACAACAACACAACTCCCCCTCCCGCTCCAAACACGCTGCCTGACCACCACGCTGTGAAAACCGCTTACTTGAGGAGATCTATGGTGCCTCTGAACACGCTGGAAGCGCATTTTGGTTCTCTTGGGTCTGATTCCAAGGCAATCCCGTATTCGATGAAGGAAAGGGCAGCATCTAGGTACTGGAAGGCCCTTCCAGTCTTGTCGGTCTATTGAGaagaaaattctcatttttagACTAAGACAAAAGCTACTTCTCTCAAGCGTACCcgaattccttttttctccctagtTAGGTGggatttgaagaaagaaaaagaggtaaGTCAGGCCTCTGGGTGATAATTAAAGGGTTCTCAGCAGAACCCCTAATGTGGTCCCAGTCATCAGCTTTGTGTGCTCTGGCTATTTGTATCTCTCCCTTGATGGTTTCTTTGAGTAATTTATTACCTTCAGATGTTTTGGATATTATTGTCTGGTCTTGGAGGCCTGCCTCGGGAGAGGCAGATGGGGCTTGCCCACTGCAGTATTCCCTCACTTCATTTTCACAGGTAAATGGCAAGTGGCAAATGCACATTATCTGAGTGAACCATCATTAGCAACAAAAGGTGTTCCTTCACACACACTGTTAAACTGCCCATAGCGCAGAAAGCCAGTGACATCTGCAACGGTCACTTCCAAGTCTTGTTCACCAGCAACACAATTACCGTGAGGATCCTGATGGTTCAGAGTAAACTGTGTTGTAACTAACTGTTGCACCTCTCTTCCAAGGGCTTTGTGGTAGCTCTGCAAAGCCAACAGGCCTGCTGACCTCAGACAGCGCCAGCTCTGAATCCTGCTCTCTAGGTGTGTTCTCTAGGTGTGTTTATAACCAAGGGAAATGTCTGAACACTTGGCAGATAAAGACAGCCTCCCCACGGGCGACTCGAACATACTCCAAGGGTGGAAGTCATGTTAGCCAGTGAATCTTATCCCATGCAGGCAGGGATCGGCTCTGAATGCAAGAGCTGGTGAGCATTTCCAGCACAGGGCCGAGACTTACCATTGCATCAGCTTTGTGCTTCAGCCTCCTCGCCTCTTCAATGTAGTATTCCACCGGGCACTGTCTGAattggggacagagagaggaaaaacagagaaaaagggtGGGAGAATGATCAGTTTTACCTTCCTATCCAGAGGATGCCAGGAGTCCAAACATCCTGTTTTGGTAAGCCCGTTACAGCCTTATCAAACACACCTTACAATTATGATAGTCACTGAATGAGTGTTGTCTGCATGTTCAGAAATGCGCAACAGCTGAATGCACAGATAAAAtgaattgttttcttaaaaaatgtgtgtcagaataacatttcaaaataaaaagccaccaGAGGTTAGGCTACTGTGAGGCCAGGTTTACTTCTTTGGCCCCATGGAAAGATCGTAGTGATGTGATCTCCTATCATTCCTCAAGTACAATCCCACAGACACATTTTGATTGAAATATACAGTAAACTTTGCAGTGCCAGACACTCATCTCGGAACAAAAGAGCCTGCATTCAAGTTATCTGCTTACAAGAGAGATGGTCACCAAGGCTTCTCTTGTTGATTGGTCTCAATCAACACCTAGACAATGATAAAGTTCGACCACACACAGTTCTGTGCACTGGGATAATCTATTCACCGTGCAAATAGCACACAGCCGCCTGTGCACCAACAAAACGAGCAAGTAAAGACTCACGCCCTCCCTGAAAAAGCCAGTTGCCTGCCCAGCACCTTGTGACAGAGGAGTTTGCCACTTGTCAAGAATCAGACAAATCAAAACCCATCACTTGTAGGCAGGCACCAGACACACCTCCTCTCTGATTTAAAAAGGACCTAATTTCCAGAGTAGAGTCCCTCAAACCAAGAACTGTTGTCATGAGACCTTTGCTTTGTGGTGGTATGGGGGGTATCGCAGACACCAGAAGGCATTACGAGTCAGGTCAAAATGCGAGCAGTACACTGGTCTGCAGATGATGGGGTATGTTTCAGATCTACCAGAAGGACTGCAAATGCTATGctggaataaatgagaaattcctGGCCATAAAGGCCACCTGAAATTCCAGTCAGTCACAATTCAAAAGGCACGCTGGCTGTGTGTCCATTGTGTCCGTCACACACAAAAGAGACAAAGACAAGAAGATGATTTTAGTGGAGAAGGGAAATGCTCCCTACCCACCCATACATACAAATCTCTTTCCTGGACTGGCCTTTGCACCTTTCACCCCTCTACAAGTTTGGGCCAGTCAGAGGGAAAAGCCTATTGGCCCTGAGGCATCTTGGTTTGGTTAGAGAAAGGGGGAGCTGCATATCCACATGCTTCAGGAGCCCCCCAGTTCAGCAGTCTCGCACGGCAGCAAGGTGAGAAAACA
The sequence above is drawn from the Strix aluco isolate bStrAlu1 chromosome 4, bStrAlu1.hap1, whole genome shotgun sequence genome and encodes:
- the LOC141922151 gene encoding AF4/FMR2 family member 1-like, translated to MPSGVCDTPHTTTKQRQCPVEYYIEEARRLKHKADAMSYHKALGREVQQLVTTQFTLNHQDPHGNCVAGEQDLEVTVADVTGFLRYGQFNSTDKTGRAFQYLDAALSFIEYGIALESDPREPKCASSVFRGTIDLLKFIMTLKSFTDSTASSQDKIFAVLCMHCQSLLHMAMFRYKKDTALKYSRILNEHFKSSSRSTQAPSPCVARSTGMTYAGSYSRNSNGSAVTVPYNIPNITSAYVNITSHILYACDIWEKADALAGKNTEFFAELSTATCALALNSSVPEVVCYARQGLQWLRRETATP